A part of Streptomyces sp. NBC_01451 genomic DNA contains:
- a CDS encoding CRISPR-associated protein Cse2, whose amino-acid sequence MPETPLPPTLTTAQRREHYDDFVAAVLDLCATNSIRSDLASGRGRPLEECGARMQQYLVARVSRYGARRAHYTVASLIAMQRHLVHEDGLYTPEFAVPAPDDSTTEAARLPAAESDSPLDEPAHTPVPGSSPAGGPVAGERTAVRHWRARPDLGSSLAIAVARHGFKQHRMDDQVKILTRLSSPLLHPLLWRLTSRLANRDAARLDFAVLLEDLARWDYDQLHIADRWRESYFQTLDRLVSQED is encoded by the coding sequence ATGCCGGAGACCCCGTTGCCGCCCACCCTCACCACCGCGCAACGCCGCGAGCACTACGACGACTTCGTCGCCGCGGTCCTCGACCTGTGCGCCACCAACAGCATCCGCTCCGACCTCGCCTCCGGACGAGGACGCCCCCTGGAGGAATGCGGGGCACGCATGCAGCAGTACCTCGTGGCCCGCGTCTCCCGCTACGGAGCCCGCCGCGCCCACTACACCGTCGCCAGCCTGATCGCCATGCAGCGCCACCTGGTCCACGAAGACGGCCTCTACACCCCGGAGTTCGCCGTCCCCGCCCCCGACGACAGCACGACCGAGGCCGCTCGCCTGCCGGCTGCGGAAAGCGACAGTCCGCTGGACGAACCAGCCCACACACCTGTCCCGGGCAGCAGCCCTGCAGGCGGCCCGGTGGCAGGGGAGAGGACAGCGGTGCGGCACTGGCGGGCCCGCCCGGATCTCGGCTCCAGCCTCGCCATCGCCGTGGCCCGGCACGGCTTCAAACAACACCGCATGGACGACCAGGTCAAGATCCTCACCAGACTGTCCTCCCCGCTGCTGCACCCCCTGCTGTGGAGACTCACCTCCCGCCTGGCCAACCGCGACGCAGCCCGCCTCGACTTCGCCGTCCTGCTGGAAGACCTCGCCCGGTGGGACTACGACCAGCTGCACATCGCCGACCGCTGGCGCGAGTCCTACTTCCAAACCCTTGACCGTCTCGTGTCCCAGGAGGACTGA
- a CDS encoding acyl carrier protein, which produces MPSQSVQEIVDIVVDFLAEYQDRPVQEVYEELAARGQDLPIDSVLIMEILARVEEHFGVRVPADAKAGRSLRSVWAFAETVYDTMQQAKEHQP; this is translated from the coding sequence ATGCCGTCGCAGAGCGTCCAGGAGATCGTGGACATCGTGGTCGATTTCCTTGCCGAGTACCAGGACAGGCCGGTCCAGGAGGTGTACGAGGAACTGGCGGCCCGGGGGCAGGACTTGCCGATCGACTCCGTACTGATCATGGAGATACTGGCGCGCGTCGAGGAGCACTTCGGTGTTCGTGTACCTGCCGACGCCAAGGCCGGGCGTTCTTTGCGTTCGGTCTGGGCGTTCGCCGAGACCGTGTACGACACCATGCAGCAGGCCAAGGAGCACCAGCCATGA
- a CDS encoding helix-turn-helix domain-containing protein, producing the protein MNDNAPFSADDAGQRARLGQRLKGTREYLGLSQQQVAERTGIVRSAVSDIERGLRKVEVMELQKLARLYRLPASYFLDEEESADAGEHALAGLPRTAKPLSEGDRIEVAKFVQYLQARRQAEEDQPGLTPRAREGGA; encoded by the coding sequence ATGAACGACAACGCCCCCTTCTCCGCCGATGACGCCGGCCAGCGCGCTCGTCTGGGCCAGCGACTCAAAGGCACGCGCGAGTATCTCGGGCTGTCGCAGCAGCAGGTCGCCGAGCGCACCGGCATCGTGCGCTCGGCCGTCAGTGACATCGAGCGCGGACTGCGCAAGGTGGAGGTGATGGAGCTGCAGAAACTCGCCCGTCTCTACCGGCTGCCGGCCTCCTACTTCCTGGACGAGGAGGAGTCGGCCGACGCCGGAGAACACGCGCTGGCCGGACTTCCCCGCACCGCGAAGCCCTTGAGCGAAGGCGACCGCATCGAGGTGGCGAAGTTCGTCCAGTACCTGCAGGCCCGGCGCCAGGCCGAGGAAGACCAGCCGGGCCTGACGCCCCGGGCCCGGGAGGGGGGTGCGTGA
- the casA gene encoding type I-E CRISPR-associated protein Cse1/CasA: protein MPEPLYATDKEPCIPVLFLDGHQEFLGWRDVLLRAHEIEDLALPLPPAASAVLRVLIAITARVTGLDDPEMGAGEWAARRRRLLKEPDGFDADTVHRYFAAYVWDLFDPVRPFLQDPRLAVQCKKRAGVNKLVFGRPEGNNLAWLSPHADTDPQPVPSEQALWHMLIHHYYGAVGQCSVRTVDGQDQGSAKAGPLRTTLSFHPLGRTLYETLLAGLPKPDEDWPGAQDHCPWEEPDLPDPLAAPPPVTWPGRLLTGRSRHAILLIPSADGRQVTDAYLTWATQTKLLATDPFLVHHDNPGQPVTRRHQPRSADADRALWRDLDALLLAGDEDSAVQRPEAFTTLNDLPADLRAQLRVRVHGFDQDGWTTNRTWYTALTPPIWPWMQEHDAAAAERVAECRKEAEAIGVLLDKVSRDAWRTVTTPPGASPRGSRPPKRLPPWTKRVRAAYWPRAETVFWNLIETPERDARAAFAAEAAAALREAARPAISQHFRAAPAIATAVATLRRRPAAARRRAT, encoded by the coding sequence ATGCCCGAACCTCTCTACGCAACCGACAAAGAACCCTGCATTCCGGTCCTCTTCCTCGACGGGCACCAGGAATTCCTTGGCTGGCGCGACGTACTGCTGCGCGCCCACGAGATCGAGGACCTGGCCCTTCCCCTGCCACCGGCGGCGTCCGCCGTGCTGCGCGTCCTCATCGCCATCACCGCCCGGGTCACCGGGCTGGACGATCCGGAGATGGGCGCGGGGGAGTGGGCGGCCCGCCGCCGCAGGCTGCTGAAGGAACCCGACGGCTTCGACGCCGACACGGTCCACCGCTATTTCGCCGCCTACGTCTGGGATCTGTTCGACCCCGTGCGCCCCTTCCTGCAGGACCCGCGGCTGGCCGTCCAATGCAAGAAGCGCGCCGGGGTCAACAAACTGGTCTTCGGCCGCCCGGAGGGCAACAACCTGGCCTGGCTGAGTCCGCACGCCGACACCGACCCCCAGCCGGTGCCCAGCGAGCAGGCCCTGTGGCACATGCTCATCCACCACTACTACGGCGCCGTCGGCCAGTGCTCCGTCCGCACCGTCGACGGCCAGGACCAAGGCAGTGCCAAAGCCGGGCCGCTGCGCACCACGCTCTCCTTCCACCCTTTGGGCCGCACCCTGTACGAAACCCTCCTCGCCGGCCTGCCCAAACCGGACGAGGACTGGCCCGGCGCCCAGGACCACTGCCCGTGGGAAGAGCCCGACCTGCCCGACCCGCTGGCTGCACCCCCGCCGGTGACCTGGCCCGGACGGCTGCTGACCGGCCGCTCCCGCCACGCCATCCTCCTCATCCCCTCCGCGGACGGCCGACAGGTCACCGACGCCTACCTGACCTGGGCCACCCAGACCAAACTCCTCGCCACCGACCCCTTCCTCGTCCATCACGACAACCCGGGTCAACCTGTCACCCGGCGGCACCAGCCCCGCAGCGCGGACGCCGACCGGGCCCTGTGGCGCGACCTGGACGCCCTACTGCTCGCCGGCGACGAAGACTCAGCCGTCCAGCGCCCCGAAGCCTTCACCACCCTCAACGACCTTCCGGCCGATCTGCGCGCCCAACTCCGCGTCCGCGTACACGGCTTCGACCAGGACGGCTGGACCACCAATCGCACCTGGTACACGGCCCTGACCCCGCCGATCTGGCCCTGGATGCAGGAGCACGATGCCGCCGCGGCCGAGCGGGTCGCCGAATGCCGCAAGGAAGCCGAGGCCATCGGCGTCCTGCTGGACAAGGTCTCCAGAGACGCCTGGCGGACCGTCACCACACCCCCCGGGGCGTCCCCCCGCGGCTCCCGTCCGCCCAAGAGGCTTCCCCCCTGGACGAAGCGGGTCCGTGCCGCGTACTGGCCACGCGCCGAGACCGTCTTCTGGAACCTTATTGAGACCCCGGAACGCGATGCGCGGGCGGCGTTCGCCGCCGAAGCCGCCGCCGCCCTGCGGGAAGCCGCCCGCCCCGCGATCTCCCAGCACTTCCGCGCCGCACCAGCCATCGCCACAGCAGTGGCCACACTGCGCCGCCGGCCAGCCGCCGCCCGGCGCCGCGCCACCTGA
- a CDS encoding nucleoside triphosphate pyrophosphohydrolase family protein produces the protein MHLARYQQAALKTLQPPTDGTDPVLIPLLGLVGETGSVITAYKKRLRDGADAGPSKQQLREELGDVLWYTATLAHLLGLDLEDIAAASLEKTKDRWRTTPNDQRPHFDADYPAHEQLPRRTTVTFTPTPQPDGRTVITLAREDGTPAGDPLTSASHIEDDYRFHDAFHLAHAAVLGWSPVSRFLLDRKRRSRPGIDEAEDGGRAIAIEEGISALVFSYASRHHYFENLRHVDHELLITIDHMTAHLEVSVLRAADWEKAIMTGYAAWRQLRKHGGGHLELDLDAQALTFTEP, from the coding sequence GTGCATCTCGCCCGCTATCAGCAAGCAGCCCTCAAAACCCTGCAACCCCCCACCGACGGCACCGACCCCGTCCTGATACCCCTGCTCGGCCTCGTCGGCGAAACAGGCTCAGTGATCACCGCCTACAAAAAACGCCTGCGCGACGGAGCCGACGCAGGACCCTCAAAACAGCAACTACGCGAGGAACTCGGCGACGTCCTCTGGTACACAGCCACCCTCGCCCACCTGCTCGGCCTCGACCTCGAGGACATCGCCGCCGCAAGCCTGGAGAAAACCAAAGACCGCTGGCGCACCACCCCAAACGACCAACGCCCCCACTTCGACGCCGACTACCCCGCCCACGAACAGCTGCCCCGGCGCACCACCGTCACCTTCACCCCCACTCCCCAGCCCGACGGTCGCACCGTCATCACCCTCGCCCGCGAAGACGGAACCCCCGCCGGCGATCCACTGACCAGCGCCAGCCACATTGAGGACGACTACCGCTTCCATGACGCCTTCCACCTCGCCCACGCAGCCGTCCTGGGCTGGTCACCCGTCAGCCGCTTCCTGCTCGACCGCAAGCGCCGCAGCCGCCCCGGCATCGACGAAGCCGAAGACGGCGGCCGCGCCATCGCCATCGAAGAAGGCATCAGCGCCTTGGTTTTCTCCTACGCCAGCCGCCACCACTACTTCGAAAACCTCCGCCACGTCGACCACGAACTACTGATCACCATCGACCACATGACTGCCCACCTCGAAGTCAGTGTCCTGCGCGCCGCCGACTGGGAAAAAGCCATCATGACCGGCTACGCAGCCTGGCGGCAGCTGCGCAAACACGGCGGCGGCCACCTCGAACTCGACCTCGACGCACAGGCCCTGACGTTTACCGAACCCTGA
- the cas3 gene encoding CRISPR-associated helicase Cas3', which yields MGVREDARFDGIDLTPWGKFDRGVLAVYPLLFHLLDVAAVAGEVWDRFLTRGQRRLIADGLSVTVAEARCLVMFFAGLHDLGKLTSFQEREAHPWARVSEVLRADTQGWRSMPHERASMHSVLQLLAEAGYEADTSDSAGVLVTQMLGGHHGRFLQLDIDGAARASRVNLVLGGPAWQDLRRRYFALVRHLTGATMVPSRVSVPAAVLITGVGVIADRLASQRHYWLLKAQAPAFSAGEHYAQAVKDAPALLDGSGLARVTLPPAPFAQAHRGLTAPNDLQASLIRQLTKVVGEKGPGIVVVTDATGGGKTVTGLEAARIFNADGATAGIVWLLPTTATADASYEILERYVAAHRPERAPVSLVYSHSWNNSAYSDRQIAADEASTTDEFWPEEPDGRGGPDGAQRPEERVTVPDGWLRGWDRALLAQFTVATHDQALMAALPVRFSALRMLALSGRTVIVDEAHALTPFMQQLLGRLLHWLGALGCPVVLLSATMPARVSTDLVRSYLAGAGHRPSSTAGLDCAPAYPGWLFAAAADASLTRMDPHAGEAHAQRHRRTASLRLYPVRHSSYTDPDDAPARESRLERISAEIAPVVQGGGCAAVACATMADAQAAYQHLHDTLPWPGGPEGQLLLLHARLPGHQREALTRLIRDRLGSAGERPARLVIVTTSLLDMSLDIDVDVLVSDLASLEKLLQRLGRLWRFENLWGAGADRRPAWLRRQGVPRLSILQPTDHRGRTLIPAAWRTLEPALFTHAAAGRLSGLPQRTLTLTLPDDVQHLVETVHAGAAELARTSPDLTQHHTAYQSRRRGEEHLSALHLVPTWRDTLSLADLHRQRLHAREAATRLGAMPRRLLPLYRTPEGRLALDPAGTRLLSLDREPTTAMIRTILQHTLPVPAAWVAERRREHHAPALWKKHALLADLVLLPHDATDPGAGVRFGRNTLRLDPVLGLVAEHGE from the coding sequence GTGGGAGTCCGGGAGGATGCCCGGTTCGACGGGATCGACTTGACGCCGTGGGGGAAGTTCGACCGGGGGGTTCTGGCGGTGTATCCGCTGCTGTTCCATCTGCTGGATGTGGCGGCGGTCGCCGGTGAGGTGTGGGACCGGTTCCTGACGCGTGGTCAGCGGCGGCTGATCGCCGACGGGCTGAGCGTGACGGTGGCGGAGGCCCGGTGCCTGGTGATGTTTTTCGCCGGTTTGCATGATCTGGGAAAGTTGACATCTTTCCAGGAGCGGGAGGCGCATCCCTGGGCACGAGTGAGTGAGGTGCTGCGGGCGGACACTCAAGGCTGGCGGAGCATGCCGCACGAGCGGGCCTCCATGCACAGTGTGCTGCAGCTGCTGGCGGAGGCCGGCTACGAGGCGGACACATCGGACAGTGCGGGGGTGCTGGTGACGCAGATGCTGGGCGGGCACCACGGCCGGTTCCTGCAGCTCGACATTGACGGTGCGGCCAGAGCGTCCCGGGTCAACCTCGTTCTGGGAGGCCCCGCGTGGCAGGATCTGCGCCGCCGCTACTTCGCCCTGGTGCGTCATCTGACCGGCGCCACCATGGTGCCCTCGCGGGTGTCGGTGCCGGCCGCGGTACTGATCACCGGGGTCGGAGTGATCGCGGACCGGCTGGCCAGCCAGCGCCACTACTGGCTGCTGAAGGCGCAAGCACCCGCCTTCAGCGCCGGCGAGCACTACGCGCAGGCCGTCAAGGACGCCCCGGCCCTGCTCGACGGGTCCGGTCTGGCCCGCGTCACACTCCCTCCGGCGCCCTTCGCCCAGGCCCACCGCGGTCTGACCGCGCCGAACGACCTGCAGGCCTCCCTGATCAGGCAGCTCACCAAGGTGGTGGGGGAGAAGGGGCCGGGCATCGTGGTGGTCACCGATGCCACCGGCGGCGGGAAGACCGTGACCGGCCTGGAAGCCGCACGCATCTTCAACGCCGACGGCGCCACCGCCGGCATCGTGTGGCTGCTGCCCACCACCGCCACCGCGGACGCCTCCTACGAGATCCTTGAGCGGTACGTGGCCGCGCACCGCCCCGAGCGGGCTCCGGTCTCCCTGGTGTACAGCCACAGCTGGAACAACTCCGCCTACTCCGACCGCCAGATCGCCGCTGACGAGGCCTCCACCACCGACGAATTCTGGCCCGAGGAGCCCGACGGCCGGGGAGGCCCGGACGGGGCACAGCGCCCTGAGGAGCGGGTGACCGTACCGGACGGCTGGCTGCGGGGCTGGGACCGGGCACTGCTGGCGCAGTTCACCGTCGCCACCCACGACCAGGCCCTCATGGCGGCGCTCCCGGTCCGTTTCAGCGCGCTGCGCATGCTGGCCCTGTCCGGGCGGACCGTCATCGTCGACGAGGCCCACGCCCTGACCCCGTTCATGCAGCAGCTACTGGGGCGGCTGCTGCACTGGCTGGGCGCACTGGGCTGCCCAGTCGTCCTGCTCTCCGCCACGATGCCGGCCCGCGTCAGCACCGACCTGGTGCGCAGCTACCTCGCCGGCGCAGGCCACCGGCCCAGCAGCACCGCCGGTCTGGACTGCGCACCCGCCTACCCGGGCTGGCTGTTCGCCGCGGCCGCCGACGCCTCCCTGACCCGTATGGACCCGCACGCGGGCGAGGCCCACGCCCAACGGCACCGCCGGACCGCTTCCCTGCGCCTGTACCCGGTGCGCCATTCGTCGTACACCGACCCCGACGACGCCCCGGCGCGGGAGAGCCGGCTGGAGCGCATCAGCGCCGAGATCGCCCCCGTTGTCCAGGGCGGGGGATGCGCGGCGGTGGCGTGCGCGACCATGGCCGACGCCCAGGCCGCCTACCAGCACCTCCACGACACCCTGCCCTGGCCCGGCGGGCCGGAGGGCCAACTGCTGCTGTTGCACGCACGCCTGCCCGGCCATCAGCGCGAGGCCCTCACCCGCCTGATCCGCGACCGGCTCGGCTCCGCCGGCGAGCGCCCCGCCCGCCTGGTCATCGTCACCACCAGCCTCCTCGACATGAGTCTCGACATCGACGTCGACGTCCTTGTCAGTGACCTCGCCTCCCTCGAGAAGCTGCTGCAACGCCTGGGCCGGCTGTGGCGGTTCGAGAACTTGTGGGGGGCGGGCGCGGACCGCAGGCCCGCCTGGCTGCGCCGGCAAGGGGTGCCTCGCCTCAGCATCCTGCAGCCCACCGACCACCGGGGCCGCACCCTGATCCCGGCCGCCTGGCGCACCCTGGAACCGGCCCTCTTCACGCACGCCGCTGCAGGCCGCCTCTCCGGCCTGCCTCAGCGCACCCTCACTCTCACGCTGCCCGACGACGTCCAGCACCTGGTCGAAACCGTTCACGCCGGCGCCGCCGAACTCGCCCGCACCAGCCCCGACCTCACACAGCATCACACCGCCTACCAGAGCAGGCGCCGCGGCGAGGAACACCTCAGCGCCCTCCACCTCGTCCCCACCTGGCGGGACACGCTCTCGCTCGCCGACCTGCACCGCCAACGCCTGCATGCCCGCGAGGCCGCCACCCGGCTGGGCGCCATGCCGCGGCGCCTCCTGCCCCTCTACCGCACCCCCGAAGGCCGCCTCGCCCTCGATCCGGCCGGCACCCGGTTGCTGTCCCTGGACCGCGAGCCCACCACCGCGATGATCCGCACCATTCTTCAGCACACCCTGCCTGTCCCCGCCGCCTGGGTCGCCGAGCGCCGCCGCGAACACCACGCCCCCGCCCTGTGGAAGAAGCACGCCCTGCTCGCCGACCTCGTCCTGCTGCCGCACGACGCCACGGACCCCGGCGCGGGCGTGCGCTTCGGCCGCAACACCCTGCGCCTCGACCCCGTGCTGGGACTGGTGGCCGAGCACGGCGAATGA
- the cas7e gene encoding type I-E CRISPR-associated protein Cas7/Cse4/CasC — protein MAAYAPARYIDLHALQPVPASLLNRGEDNEPKTLVFGGAMRAMVSSQSWKRAIRLPMEAELDEHAARTRNLPLRVADALREAGWPQDLAAFAGAQIVRSATKEGLKTEEQQGGITSALLYLPRDVRSDMVQLCHEHRPQLEETLAQQQAAAAAAAAAPKPNGRRKAKDSAVPAVLPTRTVAALIRRRTATINLFGRMLAELPDAHVDGAVQMAHAFTVHQSDPQPDYFTAVEDWSAPGEAGSAHLQTSFFTTGILYRYATVNLTELIRNLGGDHDQALRLLALFTEMFIESIPQAKKTSTAPHTLPHLVHYAVRERRPVSYAAAFEQPVKPAPGGGYTLPAVQALSTHADALGRLLGSRRRIAHGYATYQNTPVDHLGTPHASFEELTDALTEAAAQPAASLAVA, from the coding sequence ATGGCCGCCTACGCGCCCGCCCGCTACATCGACCTGCACGCCCTGCAACCCGTGCCCGCCTCCCTCCTCAACCGTGGGGAGGACAACGAACCCAAGACCCTGGTGTTCGGCGGCGCGATGCGCGCCATGGTCTCCTCCCAGTCCTGGAAGCGAGCCATCCGCCTCCCGATGGAGGCGGAACTCGACGAACACGCCGCCCGCACCCGCAACCTGCCCCTGCGCGTGGCCGACGCACTGCGCGAGGCCGGCTGGCCCCAGGACCTGGCCGCCTTCGCCGGAGCCCAGATCGTCCGCTCGGCCACCAAAGAAGGCCTCAAGACCGAAGAACAACAGGGCGGCATCACCTCGGCCCTCCTCTACCTGCCGCGCGATGTCCGCTCCGACATGGTGCAGCTGTGCCACGAGCACCGCCCGCAGCTGGAAGAGACCCTCGCACAACAACAGGCCGCTGCCGCCGCCGCAGCAGCCGCTCCCAAGCCCAACGGCAGACGCAAGGCCAAGGACAGCGCAGTGCCCGCCGTCCTGCCCACCCGCACGGTCGCCGCACTGATCCGGCGGCGCACCGCCACCATCAACCTGTTCGGCCGCATGCTCGCCGAACTCCCCGACGCCCACGTCGACGGCGCCGTACAGATGGCCCACGCCTTCACAGTGCACCAAAGCGACCCGCAGCCCGACTACTTCACCGCCGTCGAGGACTGGTCCGCCCCCGGTGAAGCGGGCAGCGCACACCTGCAGACCAGCTTCTTCACCACCGGCATCCTCTACCGCTACGCCACCGTCAACCTCACCGAACTCATCCGCAACCTGGGCGGCGACCACGACCAGGCGCTGCGGCTGCTGGCCCTGTTCACCGAGATGTTCATCGAGAGCATTCCCCAGGCGAAAAAAACGTCCACCGCCCCCCACACCCTGCCGCACCTGGTCCACTACGCCGTCCGTGAGCGCCGCCCGGTCTCCTACGCCGCCGCCTTCGAACAGCCCGTCAAACCAGCCCCCGGCGGCGGCTACACCCTCCCCGCCGTCCAGGCACTGTCCACCCACGCCGACGCCCTGGGCCGACTACTGGGCAGCCGGCGCCGCATCGCCCACGGCTACGCCACTTACCAGAACACCCCGGTCGACCACCTCGGCACCCCCCACGCCTCCTTCGAGGAACTCACCGACGCGCTGACCGAGGCCGCCGCCCAGCCCGCCGCCTCCCTGGCCGTCGCGTGA